The DNA sequence CTACGTGCTGGCCGAGGCGGTGCACGCGTCCGGTGTGACCTCCGTCGTGGTGGCGGGCGTGGTGCTCGGCGGCCGGGCCGACCGGTTCACCAATGCCCCCATCCGGATCCAGCTGCACGCGGTCAACGGCACCGTGGTCTTCCTGCTGGAGAGCGTCGTCTTCAGCCTGATCGGCCTCACCCTGCCCGGGCAGGTCGCCGCGCTCGGCGACGGCGACCGGCTCTGGCCCCTGTACGCCCTGGTGGTCGCCGTGACACTGATCGCCGTAGGCCTGCTGTGGGTCCTGCCGCTCTCGGCCGTCGTCCAGCGGAGCGCGGGCGCACGGCCCTCCTGGCGGATCCCGGCCGTACTGACCTGGGCGGGCACGCGGGGGGTCGTCCCCCTGGCCGCGGCCCTCTCCATTCCCGTCGTGGCGGACGACGGCAGTCTGCTCGGTCAGCGCCCGCTCGTGCTCGTACTGACCACGTCCGTGGTGGTGGTCACCCTGATCGCCCAGGGCTTCACCCTGGCCGACGTGGTCCGCCGCTCCGGAATCGCCCTCGAACCCGACCACACGGAGCGCGAGGAGGCCTCCGCCCGGTGCAGCCTCGCCGCCGCCGGCATCCGGCGGCTCGACGAGATGTCCGACCTCGAAGCCGTACCGGACGTCGTGGCCGACCGGCTCCGGCGCAGCCTGCAAGCCCGGCTGGAGCACGCCCGCGACCGCCTGGAGGAAGCCGACCTGGCCGAGTCCGCGGACCACGTCTACCGGCTGCTGCGCCGCGACCTGATCCGGGTGGAGGCCGTCGAACTGCAACGCCTCTACGACGAACACCGCATCAGCGACACCACCCGCCGCCGGCTCCAGCGCACCCTGGACCTGGAGGAGGCGCGACTGGACCTGGCGACCTGAGATGCGCGGGTGAGTACGGCGCTACGCCGGCACCGCAGCGGCGCGGGCCGCACGTACCCTGGCGCGTCCCGTGACGTGGTGCACGTACTCGCGGCTCAGCCGGAAACCGGCCGACCAGGCCAGGAGCCGGCTGGGCCGGTTGTCGCGCGAGCAGCACCAGCTCGCGGTGTGTCCACGGGTCTGGATGTCGGCGGTCAGGCCGGCGATACAGGCGAGTGCGAGGTGCTCGCGGCGGCGGTCGGGCACGGTGACGACCGCGATGTCCTCGTGGGTGCTGCCGAGGAAGTAGGTGCAGGCGACGGAGAGGACCCGGTCCTCTCTGAACGCGGCCCAGCCGTGGCCGGAGGCGGCGAGACCGGCGGGACCGCCCCAACTGGCGTGGATCCAGGCGTTCTCGGAGTGCAGCTCGGAGAGCGCCGGGGCGTCCTCGGGCGTCAGCCGCCGCACGGTGACGCCACGCATGGGCCGGGGGAGGAGCGACTTCGCCTGGTGGACGTACACCATCCGTTCCCAGGGGTCGGCACGCTCGAAGGCGGCGCCGAGGGCGGGCCAGAACCGCGCGGGCGTCTCGACGTACTGGTTGGCGAACCGGTTCAGGGCACCCGGGGCGAGCACGCTCGGGTCGCCGCGCAGCAGCACGTGGTCCGCACAGGTGACGGCGAGGACGCGGGGCCTGTCAGGGCGGTCGGCCCACCAGACGCCGGAACCCGTGGTCAGTACGTGCTCGGCGAGGGCCCCGGGGCCGGGCGATCCGGTCGGGAACCAGCGGCTCAGGGCGGGCAGTTGCTCCTGCGAGATTTCGATCATGAACTGTCTCCAGTGCTACGGGGGAACGCGGGCGCGGGGCGGCGTCCGACCACCGACGGGCCGGCCGGAACCGGAGCGCGTGAAAGGGGGCAGCCCCGTGCCCGCCAGGTATGGGAGCGGGCACGGGGCGCAAGCGGCCACCCGCCTTACGGGCGGAGGGAAGGGCGGCCGCGGACGGCGCGGTGCGTCAGCGCACCGGCGGGTGAGCGGCGTGCGAGGCCGGGCGCACCGTATGCGGTGGCCGGTCGTCGTGGCGCAGACCGCTGTTCACGTCGCCCATCCAACTGCCTTGCGAGGCCGTACTCAAGGAGGTCGGCCCGTCCTTGACACGACTCTGATGCGGGCGGGCCGGCAGGGTTCGGGACTGGCGGGCCACACATGCTTCGCTGGGCATCAGCGGTGCGTCGCGTCAGAAGGGTGTCAAGGTCACGGCCGCCGGCGTATGGACGTCGTCAACGCCTGCCGTGGCGCACGGAATCCGCTGTTTTCTGGTGGTCGCATGTCCATGGGGGACGTAACGACAGGAAGGTGGCACGCCGATGGCCCGGGTGCTGGTGGTGGACGACGAACCGCGGCTCGCGCGGATGCTGGTCATCAATCTGAAGGCCCGCACCTACGAGGTGGACTGCGCGCACGACGGGCGCGCGGCCCTGGACTCCGTGGCGGCCCGCCGTCCGGACGCGGTCCTGCTCGACCTCGGGCTGCCCGACATGGACGGGATCGAGGTGCTCAAGCATCTGCGCGGATGGTCCCAGGTGCCCGTCCTGGTGGTGTCCGCCCGCCACGACTCCGAGGAGAAGATCCAGGCCCTCGACGCGGGCGCCGACGACTACATCACCAAGCCCTTCAGTATGGACGAGCTGATGGCCAGGGTGGCAGCCGTCGTACGCCGCACGCCGGCACACGTCGCCGCCACCGCGAATGAAGCGGTCGTGGAGACCGAGGAGTTCACCGTCGATCTGCTCGCTAAGAAGGCCAGACGCGGCGGGGTGAACATCAGGCTCACGCCGACGGAATGGCACCTGCTGGAGGTCCTGATCCGAAATCGGGGCAAGCTCGTCAGCCAGCGACGGCTGCTCCAGGAGGTGTGGGGATCCTCGTACGGAACGCAGACCAACTACCTGCGGGTGTACATGGCCCACCTCCGGCGGAAGCTGGAAGCGGACCCGTCGCACCCGCGCCATCTGATCACCGCCCCCGGTATGGGGTACCGCTTCGAGGCATGAGGGCGGCATCGGCCGGCCGGGTTTCGGTGAGACGCGTGCGAGCCGGGTCGGAGGCCGCCACCGGTGCGCCGACGGCGTAGTGGGCGTACTCCTCCTCCGGGCGGAAATCGGCGGTCCAGGCGAGCAGGCGGCCGGGGCGGTTGCTCGCCGAGCAGGTCCAGCTGGGGGTGTGCCGCCGGGCCGCTATGTCCGAGCACAGGGCGTTGACGCAGTCCGGGCCAAGTACTGGAGGCGCGGGTCGGGCACGGTCACGCAGGCCACGTCCTCGTAGGCGGCGCCGAGGAAATAGGTGCAGGCCAGGGCCACGATGCGGTCATTCTGGAAGGCGGCCCACGCGTAGCCCGAGCGGGCGAGTGCTTCCGGCCCGCCGCAGGTGCGGTGGATCCAGCTCATCGCGTGCGGCAGGGTGGCGAGCACGCGTGCGTCCCGGGCGGTCAGCCTGCGGACGATCACGCCCCTGGGTGCCCGGGTGGCCGGTACGGGGGAGCGCCTGACGTACACCATGCGCTGCCACGGCACGACCCGGTCGAACGCGGCCCCGATGAGGGGAAGGAAGCGGCCCGGAGCCTCGATGGAGCGCTCCGCGAAGACCGCGAGATCCTTCACCGTCAGAGCCTGCGGGTCTCCGCGCAGGAGTACGTGGTTCCCGCACTCGGCGGCGATGACACGGGGCTGGATGACACGGTCCACCCACCAGCGGCCGGCCTCCGTGGTCAGGACGTGCTCGATCAGGGCGGCTGAGCCTGGGGCACCCATGGAGTACCAGCGTTCGAGGTCCGGGAGTCGGTGGGACGGCAGGTTGATCACGAGGTTCCTTGTCGGGACATGGCAGCGGGGCGGCTCTGTTCGCAGGGCCGCCCCGCGGAACGGGCTGGTGGCTAGCAGCAGGGCTTGCTGCCGTGGTTGGAGCCCTTCTTGCGGCGGGCCCTCTTCTTGCGTGCGCGCTTGGACATGGCTGTGGATCCCTTCAGGCGGTGTGGCCGACGAGGAGGTCGGCGAGCTTGTTGAGGCGCTTGATGGTGCGGTCCTCGGTGGCGGCGGCGGCCGGGGCGACGCGCTCGGAGCGGTCGTAGTAGGCGCCGTTGACGATCTCGGTGGCCGGGTCGCAGAGCCGCACGACGTGCTCGGCGCCCTCGGCGGCCGGTGCGCCCTCGTGTCCGTAGAGGGGCAGCAGGCCGGTGTCGCACACGCCGGGGTTCACGGAGACGGCGGTGACGCGCGGGTCGGCGGCGAAGACGGTCAGGGCCAGCTGAGACTGGGCGTACGCGGCGAGGCGGGAGTAACGCCGCACCCGCTGCGGGTCGTTCCACTGGATGGCGCCCGAACGGTGCAGCGCGGACGAGACGTTGACGACGCGCCCGCCGGGGTTGCTGGTGAGGGCGGGCTCCAGGAGGTTGGTGAGGAGGTAGTGGGCAAGGAAGTTGACCTGGAAGGAGATCTCGTTGCCGTCGGCCGTGAGCGTGTGGCGCTCCGGCGCCGCGATGGCCGCGTTGTTGACGAGTACGTCCAGGCGCGGGTACTCCCGTACGACGGCGTGCGCGAGGTTCTCGACCTCCTCCAGGCGGGCGAAGTCGGCCGCGAGCGGCCGCAGTAGAGCGTCGGAGATGCCCGCGGAGGCGATCAGCCGGTCGGTGGCGGCCCGGGCCTCCTCGGGGGTGCGGCCGTGGATGAGGACGGTGGCGCCGAGCTCGGCGAGCCGGTGGGCGGTCTCGTATCCGATGCCGGAGGTGGCTCCCGTGACGAGGACGGTACGTCCGGTCAGCGACGGGGAAGGGGGCAGGGATGAGTGCATGTCGATTCCTGGAAGCCGGCATGGCTGACACCCCGGCGCCCCGGCTTGAAGCAGGGGCGTGGGCTCAGGTCATGCGGTGAAGGTGAGGATGCGTACGTGGCCAAGACCGGCACCCCTTGGGGCGGTCGGCAGATACGCGGAGGACGCGCGGCCGATGTCAGACGGCCGAGCGGACAGCGGGCGCCGTCGGCCGCACCGGATTCGGTGGCCGATCGTCGTAGCGCGGACCGCTGTTCATGACTCCATCCCAGCGCACGGAGGATGCGGCGGCAAGATCCTGAACGTGACTTTGACGGCCTTCTGATGGCCGTCGGGCGAGGGGGTGAGTCCGGCCTTCGCGCAGGTCATCAGGGCCGCGTCAAAGACGCCGGGCGTGCGGAAAGAACCCGTCAAGGGGTGTTGTCGCGGCCCTCGGCCGGAAGCAGACTGGCGGAGCGACGGAGCCGGGTGACGGCCCGGCGGCGCGCGGCTGGAGGGTCGGTGACCTGAACACCGCCACAGACGCACATGATCCGAACCACGGGGGGCGGGGTCAATGCGACCGCGCGCAGGTCAACCGTCGCGAACACAAGAGCCGTCCGGCTTCCGGTGGGGGATACCGGAACCGGACGGCTCACGTGTTCCGGCCGTCGGCGCGTGCACCCATTCGTCGCGGCGCTCGCTGCCGTGGAGATCACCGGGAGGGACTGGCCACCTACCGGCGCCACCTCGCCGCGCTCACGGCGATCGCGGGCCCGCTGCACTGATGCGAGGGGCGATCGCCGGCCACACGAGGTGACCGGCGATCGTCGGGACCGACCCGGGCCGGCGGCTGCCGCGCTGTCAGGTGACCGCCGAGGTGGGGAGTTCCGCGGTGACCGGCGGGGCGCTGCCCGCTATGGGCAGAGTAATGACCATGGTGAGGCCGCCGCCGGGGGTGTCCTCGGCGGTGAGGGTGCCGCCGATGGCCTCGGTGAAGCCGCGGGCGACGGCGAGGCCCAGGCCGACTCCGGCGCCGCGCGGGGCGTCGCCGTGGCGCTGGAAGGGTTCGAAGATGCGGTCCTTGGCCTCGTCGGGGACTCCGGGACCCCGGTCGACGACGCGCAGTTCGACGCGGCTGGCGAGGGCGCTGGCGGAGACGTTGACCGGTTGGCCGGCGGGGCTGTACTTGACGGCGTTCTCGACGATGTTCGCGACGGCCCGTTCCAGCAGGCCGCGGTCGACGGCGATCATCGGCAGGGTTTCGGGGATGTCCAGGACGACGCTGTCCTCGGGTACGCCGCCCAGCGCCATGGGGACGACCTCGTCGAGGTCGGTCTCGCGGATCAGCGGGACGACGGTGCCCGTGTTGAGGCGGGACATGTCGAGGAGGTTCCCGATCAGTGCTGCGAGGCGGTCGGCGCCGTCCTCGATGCCCTCCAGGAGCTCGGCCTTGTCCTCCTCGGACCATTCCACGTCGTCGGAGCGCAGCGAGCTGACGGAGGCCTTGATGCCGGCGAGCGGGGTCCTCAGGTCGTGGCTGACGGCGGCGAGCAGGGCGGTGCGGATGCGGTTGGCTTCGCCCAGTGCGCGGGACCTCTCGGCCTCGTCGACGAGGCGCTGGCGGTCGAGTACGACGGCTGCCTGGGCGGCGAAGGCCCCGAGTACGCGGCGGTCCTCGGCCGGCAGGACCCGGCCGGTCAGGGCGAGGGCCATGTTGTCGCTTATGGGTAGGTCGACGTCCGCGTCCTCGGGCCGGCTGACGGCGCCGGTGCCGACGGACGCGGCGGTGGTCCAGGGGTCGACTTCGCTGGTGCGTTCCAGGAGGACGACCGACTGCATGGCGAAGGTTTCGCGCAGCCGTTCCAGGAGGGCGTCGAGGGAGTTCTCGCCGCGCAGGACGCTGCCCGCGAGGAAGGAGAGGATCTCGGACTCGGCCCGCAGCCGGGCGGCTTGGTGGGTACGGCGGGCGGCCAGGTCGACCACGGAGGCCACCGACACGGCCACACCGACGAAGATCGCGATGGCGACGATGTTCTTGGGGTCGGAGATGGTGAACTCGTGCAGCGGCGGGGTGAAGAAGTAGTTCAGCAGCAGGGAGCCGAAGGCCGCCGAGGCCAGTGCGGGGAGCAGGCCGCCGAGCAGGGCTGCCGCCACGGTGAAGGTGAGGAAGAGCAGCATGTCGTTGGCGAGCCCGAGGTCGGGGACGACCTGGTTCAGCAGCAGCGCGAGCAGCGCCGGGCCGGCCACGCCGGCGATCCAGCCCCAGATGATGCGCGAGCGCCCCAGACGACCTCCACGGGCGACCGGCAGGCTCCGGCCCTTGGCGGCTTCGTCGTGGGTGACGATGTGGACGTCGAGGTCGGGTCCGGATTCGCGGGCGACGGTGGCGCTGACCCCGGGGCGGAAGACGGACTGCCAGGAGCGGCGGCGGCTGACGCCGAGCACGATCTGGGTGGCGTTGCAGCCGCGGGCGAACTCCAGGAGCGCGTCGGGGACGTTGTCGCCGATGACGTGGTGGAAGGTGCCGCCGAGGTCCTCGACCAGGGTGCGCTGGACGGCTAGTTCCTTGGGGGATGCGGAGGTCAGGCCGTCGCTGGCGGCGACGTAGACGGCGAGGACCTCGCCGCCGGAGCCCTTCTCGGCGAGGCGGGCGGCGCGGCGGATGAGCGTACGGCCTTCCGGGCCGCCGGTGAGGCCGACGACGATGCGTTCGCGGGCCTGCCAGGTGGAGCGGATGTTGTGCTCGCCCCGGTACTCCCGGAGGTACTCGTCGACCCGGTCGGCCACCCACAGCAGCGCGAGCTCGCGCAGGGCGGTGAGGTTCCCGGGGCGGAAGTAGTTGGACAGGGCAGCGTCGACCTTGTCGGACTTGTAGACGTTGCCGTGGGCCATGCGCCGGCGCAGCGCCTGCGGGGACATGTCGACCAGCTCGATCTGGTCGGCCCGCCGGGCGACTTCATCGGGGACGGTCTCCCGCTGGCGGACCCCGGTGATGGTCTCGACCACGTCGCCCAGCGATTCGAGGTGCTGGATGTTGACGGTGGAGACCACGTCGATGCCGGCCTGGAGGAGTTCCTCCACGTCCTGCCACCGCTTGGCGTTGCGCGAGCCCGGCACATTGGTGTGCGCGAGCTCGTCCACCAGAGCGACGGCGGGGCGCCGCGCGAGGATCGCGTCCACGTCCATCTCGGTGAAGGTGGAGCCGCGGTACTCGAGCTCGCGGCGCTCGATGAGTTCGAGGCCGTGCAGCATGACCTCCGTGCGCGGGCGGTGGTGGTGCTCGACGAAGCCGACGACGCAGTCGGTGCCCCGCTCGATCCGGCGGTGCGCCTCGGAGAGCATCGCGTACGTCTTGCCGACGCCCGGCGCCGCGCCGAGGTAGATGCGGAGCTTGCCGCGTCCCATGTTCCGTCTCTTCTTCTGTGTGCTGAGGATGGAGGGCTGGTGATCAGGGTTCGAAGCGGTAACCCATCCCCGGTTCGGTGATCAGGTACCGCGGGTGCGAGGGGTCCGCTTCCAGTTTGCGCCGTAGCTGGGCCATGTATACCCGCAGGTAGTTGGTGTTCTCCCCGTACGTCGGGCCCCAGACCTCCAGCAGCAGCCGACTCTGGGTGATCAACCGGCCGGGGTGGGTGATGAGGATCTCCAGCAGGTGCCATTCGGTCGGGGTCAGCCGTACGGTGCGCTCGCCCCGGTGCACCTTCTTCGCGATCAGATCGATGCTGAACTCGTCGGTCGTGACGACGGAGACCTCGGCCGACTGGGAGACCCCGGGAGCCTCCTGTCTGCGAGTGGCTGCCCGCAGGCGTGCCAGAAGCTCGTCCATGCTGAACGGTTTCGTGACGTAGTCGTCCGCGCCGGCGTCCAGGGCGCGGATCTTGTCTTCGGAGGTGTGCCGTGCGGAGAGGACCAGGATGGGGACCTTGCTCCAGCCGCGGACGCTCTTGATGACTTCGATGCCGTCCATGTCGGGGAGTCCGAGGTCGAGCACTATGACGTCTGGTTTGTGGGCGGCGGCGAGCCGCAGGGCCGAGCCGCCGTCGGCGGCTTCCTCGACCTCGAACTTGCGCGCCTGGAAGTTGATCTTCAGTGCGCGGACGAGCTGCGGGTCGTCCTCCACCACCAGCACCCGGGTCATCGGTGTGCAGCCTTTCCTTCGTTGCGGGCACGGCAGAAGCCGGCGGGGCGCTGGGGCCCTCCCAGCGGTAGCTGGGGGAGCTTCCGCGCCCCGCCGGCTTTCCTTTACCGTGCGATGTGGAACATCAGCTCTTGGACAGCGCCTTCAGGGCGATGTTGAGTTCGAGGACGTTGACGCGGGGTTCGCCCATGAAGCCGAGGGTGCGGCCGGTGGTGTGGTCCGCGACGAGCTTCTCGACCTGCTGGACGTCGAGCTTGTTCTGCTCGGCGACGCGGTGGATCTGGAGCTTGGCGTACTCGGGGGAGATCTCCGGGTCCAGGCCGGAGCCGGACGAGGTCACGGCGTCGGCCGGCACGTCCTGCGGCTTGACCGTGTGGCCGGTGGTGGAGTTGTCGGCGATGACGGCGTCCTTGGCGGCGATGACCTGGGCGCAGAGGGTGCCCTCCTCCGCCTGGTCGGTGCACTTGCCGTTGACCGCGCCGTTGTCGGCGGAGCGGTTGGTGGCGCCGGAAAGGATCAGCGAGTACCGGGTGTTGACGCTGTTGGAGCCGAGGCCGTTGGAGGGGCGCGGCTGGAACCACTTGAGGTCCGGCTTCACGGCCTCCTCAGCGTCGTTCGGGTCCTTCTTCGGGAGGTTGTAGGTCTGCCCGATGAGGGAGGAGCCGACGACCTGTCCGTCCTTGTCTTTGATCTCGGAGCCGTTGGCCTTGTCGTTGAAGACGGCCTGGGCGATCCCCGTGACCGCGAGCGGGTAGATGACCCCGCAGATCACGGTGAGGACGAGCAGGGCACGCAGGCCGGCGCCGATCAGGCGGAAGGTGCTGGATACGGAACTGTTCATGGCGGGATCAGCACGTTCCTAATCAGGAGAGGCCGGGGATGAGGGAGATGAGGATGTCGATGAGCTTGATGCCGATGAACGGGGCGATGAGGCCGCCGAGTCCGTAGAGGCCGATGTTGCGGCGGAGCATCTTGTCGGCGCTGGTCGGCTTGTACTGGACGCCCTTG is a window from the Streptomyces sp. NBC_01244 genome containing:
- a CDS encoding SDR family NAD(P)-dependent oxidoreductase, with the protein product MHSSLPPSPSLTGRTVLVTGATSGIGYETAHRLAELGATVLIHGRTPEEARAATDRLIASAGISDALLRPLAADFARLEEVENLAHAVVREYPRLDVLVNNAAIAAPERHTLTADGNEISFQVNFLAHYLLTNLLEPALTSNPGGRVVNVSSALHRSGAIQWNDPQRVRRYSRLAAYAQSQLALTVFAADPRVTAVSVNPGVCDTGLLPLYGHEGAPAAEGAEHVVRLCDPATEIVNGAYYDRSERVAPAAAATEDRTIKRLNKLADLLVGHTA
- a CDS encoding response regulator, which translates into the protein MTRVLVVEDDPQLVRALKINFQARKFEVEEAADGGSALRLAAAHKPDVIVLDLGLPDMDGIEVIKSVRGWSKVPILVLSARHTSEDKIRALDAGADDYVTKPFSMDELLARLRAATRRQEAPGVSQSAEVSVVTTDEFSIDLIAKKVHRGERTVRLTPTEWHLLEILITHPGRLITQSRLLLEVWGPTYGENTNYLRVYMAQLRRKLEADPSHPRYLITEPGMGYRFEP
- a CDS encoding GNAT family N-acetyltransferase, producing the protein MIEISQEQLPALSRWFPTGSPGPGALAEHVLTTGSGVWWADRPDRPRVLAVTCADHVLLRGDPSVLAPGALNRFANQYVETPARFWPALGAAFERADPWERMVYVHQAKSLLPRPMRGVTVRRLTPEDAPALSELHSENAWIHASWGGPAGLAASGHGWAAFREDRVLSVACTYFLGSTHEDIAVVTVPDRRREHLALACIAGLTADIQTRGHTASWCCSRDNRPSRLLAWSAGFRLSREYVHHVTGRARVRAARAAAVPA
- a CDS encoding sensor histidine kinase KdpD, whose product is MGRGKLRIYLGAAPGVGKTYAMLSEAHRRIERGTDCVVGFVEHHHRPRTEVMLHGLELIERRELEYRGSTFTEMDVDAILARRPAVALVDELAHTNVPGSRNAKRWQDVEELLQAGIDVVSTVNIQHLESLGDVVETITGVRQRETVPDEVARRADQIELVDMSPQALRRRMAHGNVYKSDKVDAALSNYFRPGNLTALRELALLWVADRVDEYLREYRGEHNIRSTWQARERIVVGLTGGPEGRTLIRRAARLAEKGSGGEVLAVYVAASDGLTSASPKELAVQRTLVEDLGGTFHHVIGDNVPDALLEFARGCNATQIVLGVSRRRSWQSVFRPGVSATVARESGPDLDVHIVTHDEAAKGRSLPVARGGRLGRSRIIWGWIAGVAGPALLALLLNQVVPDLGLANDMLLFLTFTVAAALLGGLLPALASAAFGSLLLNYFFTPPLHEFTISDPKNIVAIAIFVGVAVSVASVVDLAARRTHQAARLRAESEILSFLAGSVLRGENSLDALLERLRETFAMQSVVLLERTSEVDPWTTAASVGTGAVSRPEDADVDLPISDNMALALTGRVLPAEDRRVLGAFAAQAAVVLDRQRLVDEAERSRALGEANRIRTALLAAVSHDLRTPLAGIKASVSSLRSDDVEWSEEDKAELLEGIEDGADRLAALIGNLLDMSRLNTGTVVPLIRETDLDEVVPMALGGVPEDSVVLDIPETLPMIAVDRGLLERAVANIVENAVKYSPAGQPVNVSASALASRVELRVVDRGPGVPDEAKDRIFEPFQRHGDAPRGAGVGLGLAVARGFTEAIGGTLTAEDTPGGGLTMVITLPIAGSAPPVTAELPTSAVT
- a CDS encoding GNAT family N-acetyltransferase translates to MINLPSHRLPDLERWYSMGAPGSAALIEHVLTTEAGRWWVDRVIQPRVIAAECGNHVLLRGDPQALTVKDLAVFAERSIEAPGRFLPLIGAAFDRVVPWQRMVYVRRSPVPATRAPRGVIVRRLTARDARVLATLPHAMSWIHRTCGGPEALARSGYAWAAFQNDRIVALACTYFLGAAYEDVACVTVPDPRLQYLARTASTPCART
- a CDS encoding response regulator transcription factor, with the protein product MARVLVVDDEPRLARMLVINLKARTYEVDCAHDGRAALDSVAARRPDAVLLDLGLPDMDGIEVLKHLRGWSQVPVLVVSARHDSEEKIQALDAGADDYITKPFSMDELMARVAAVVRRTPAHVAATANEAVVETEEFTVDLLAKKARRGGVNIRLTPTEWHLLEVLIRNRGKLVSQRRLLQEVWGSSYGTQTNYLRVYMAHLRRKLEADPSHPRHLITAPGMGYRFEA
- a CDS encoding potassium-transporting ATPase subunit C; translated protein: MNSSVSSTFRLIGAGLRALLVLTVICGVIYPLAVTGIAQAVFNDKANGSEIKDKDGQVVGSSLIGQTYNLPKKDPNDAEEAVKPDLKWFQPRPSNGLGSNSVNTRYSLILSGATNRSADNGAVNGKCTDQAEEGTLCAQVIAAKDAVIADNSTTGHTVKPQDVPADAVTSSGSGLDPEISPEYAKLQIHRVAEQNKLDVQQVEKLVADHTTGRTLGFMGEPRVNVLELNIALKALSKS
- a CDS encoding Na+/H+ antiporter, yielding MRSVGTVLSLVVLATVVATGARRWRIPAPSLLVVAGLVVALIPGTPEIQVSPELIGLVVLPPLLYASAEELSWRELRLVWKPVSVLAVGLVLASAAAVGAVASLLTPLTWQMALVLGAILASTDPVAVTALGRRLALPPRVQVLVQAESLFNDATSLVLFRVAVVVAAASAGVSWQAAGTEFALLAGGGVLIGGAVAGVVALIRRRTEDPVLETVIALVTPYAAYVLAEAVHASGVTSVVVAGVVLGGRADRFTNAPIRIQLHAVNGTVVFLLESVVFSLIGLTLPGQVAALGDGDRLWPLYALVVAVTLIAVGLLWVLPLSAVVQRSAGARPSWRIPAVLTWAGTRGVVPLAAALSIPVVADDGSLLGQRPLVLVLTTSVVVVTLIAQGFTLADVVRRSGIALEPDHTEREEASARCSLAAAGIRRLDEMSDLEAVPDVVADRLRRSLQARLEHARDRLEEADLAESADHVYRLLRRDLIRVEAVELQRLYDEHRISDTTRRRLQRTLDLEEARLDLAT